The proteins below are encoded in one region of Lactuca sativa cultivar Salinas chromosome 3, Lsat_Salinas_v11, whole genome shotgun sequence:
- the LOC111879122 gene encoding uncharacterized protein LOC111879122, giving the protein MNGGVNKKSGGGKEEEQDGLSVHSPCKAPNSSASSLRKEQSQVDLELKLLEALEIYPPVKLRGIHRHFVLYGLTEYMRRSFNRQFSASDVLQMLDRFYNLEMLKADDEEIGILNQVEEFSLPPSYFTKEES; this is encoded by the exons ATGAATGGCGGGGTAAATAAGAAAAGCGGTGGAGGTAAAGAAGAAGAACAAGATGGATTGTCAGTTCATTCCCCTTGCAAAGCTCCGAATTCCTCTGCTTCTTCTCTTCGAAAg GAGCAATCACAGGTTGATTTGGAGCTCAAATTGTTAGAAGCTCTTGAAATCTATCCACCTGTAAAATTACGGG GTATACACCGACACTTTGTTCTTTatggtctaacagaatacatgcGCAGAAG CTTCAATAGGCAGTTTTCTGCTTCAGATGTCTTGCAGATGCTTGATCGTTTCTATAACTTGGAAATGCTG AAAGCGGATGATGAGGAGATTGGGATTTTGAATCAAGTGGAAGAGTTTAGCCTGCCACCTAGTTATTTTACAAAGGAAGAATCTTGA
- the LOC111879121 gene encoding 14-3-3-like protein GF14 iota: MSNDKERETQVYRAKLSEQAERYEEMIESMKSVAKLDVDLTVEERNLLSVGYKNVIGARRASWRIMSSIQQKEESKGNENNVSLIKGYCKKVEDELTKICNDILTIIDKHLLPSSKSGEATVFYHKMKGDYFRYLAEFKTDDDRKEAADQSLKGYEAASTTANAELPSTHPIRLGLALNFSVFYYEIMNNPERACHLAKQAFDDAIAELDSLSEESYKDSTLIMQLLRDNLTLWTSDLPEDGGDENSKNEEGKPAEQEKK, translated from the exons ATGTCGAATGATAAAGAGAGGGAAACTCAAGTTTACAGGGCCAAGTTATCGGAACAAGCGGAGCGTTACGAAG AGATGATTGAAAGTATGAAGAGTGTTGCAAAACTTGACGTCGATCTTACTGTTGAAGAACGCAACCTACTTTCAGTAGGATACAAGAATGTGATTGGTGCAAGAAGGGCCTCATGGCGTATCATGTCATCAATTCAACAAAAGGAGGAATCAAAAGGAAACGAAAACAATGTCAGTCTGATAAAGGGGTACTGCAAAAAAGTTGAGGATGAACTTACCAAGATTTGCAATGACATTCTCACCATCATCGATAAGCATCTTTTACCCTCTTCAAAATCAGGAGAAGCTACTGTTTTCTACCACAAGAT GAAAGGTGACTACTTTCGGTATCTTGCTGAGTTCAAGACAGATGATGATAGGAAAGAAGCTGCTGATCAATCACTGAAGGGATATGAG GCTGCTTCTACTACTGCAAATGCAGAACTCCCTTCAACTCACCCAATCCGCCTTGGTTTGGCTCTCAATTTCTCAGTTTTTTACTATGAGATTATGAACAATCCTGAGAG GGCCTGCCATTTGGCTAAACAGGCTTTTGATGATGCAATTGCTGAGTTGGACAGCTTGAGTGAGGAATCATATAAAGACAGCACCTTGATCATGCAGCTGTTGAGAGACAACCTCACACTCTGGACTTCTGATTTGCCTGAGGATGGAG GTGATGAAAACTCAAAAAATGAAGAAGGAAAACCAGCTGAACAAGAG AAGAAGTGA